Proteins encoded by one window of Microplitis demolitor isolate Queensland-Clemson2020A chromosome 6, iyMicDemo2.1a, whole genome shotgun sequence:
- the LOC103577375 gene encoding aminopeptidase N has product MWNFNIIWMIFYIKILINGNWCSLSKVSANSLNSNDIFCSVYNDVPIHHKIRLKPQLEEKKFFLNGQVNIELRIKEDCTSILLNSDNYNKIDKVVLRNENNTYTCNLNRIDRKLILGFSQPVIKGNYSLCFEYQNIYNYNNFNSSFYTDVYGQKKQIVWTYSFRPGVFKISPCYGCLSYGSTYSFNISIAQTQNYITLLNHEFKTISSGENNSSEIIMNLNPYSMTMVAGDLEYLSDEKDEIIRVWTTKNNKDRAKYIVDFAVRALRVIENLTDITYASAGWQKINFVAVPNISHVELRSGGLVIINQNYIYANNITIENKEKIFNYITRLYIDQWLMKPMDYKHNKENLSKHDFEQYLKDFIIDKVEKSWRMMDIIFLNEHSHPFEYDNYYKIYETETYAVSHYKYEFLIRMITYILGERKYKSALQSYLQNGSDLSDELIKASGDENGNFEKALKDWLNKTNYPILTISRNYTTQQALFTQMTFLINRTETSSDRYWIPINCATEDNPDFLDTRVTHWFDPSLASLKILAPQNDKWLICNKQRFGIYHVNYDEKNWNLIINYLKSEDYNKIHVLNRAQLIDDAFTLAEFGYLNYSIPLKLIGYIKQETDYIPWIAFWRKICRLHEFSNLKNSEYYDNFKRYVLKQTENIEKRLIPDETPTNNLSKKLARKLLIKWTCKFDSNLCKNYTLNKLQKWLEDSEKNPILAELKHEILCGGIRHADQDTWNKLLQKYLSNGDADIVIALSCASNDEILKNFIISNINDTRGHLESPESKLKIISRKNGIGIDILLDLIDSNKLGSNHFKNHRYDGREAAISQVVSRMKTKYQFDKLKKIFKNSHSTIASKKVVKYLAAAQNRVKEANAQFHLLEEF; this is encoded by the exons ATgtggaattttaatattatatggatgatattttatattaaaattcttatcaaTGGAAATTGGTGTTCATTATCAAAAGTCTCAGCAAATTCATTGAActcaaatgatattttttgttctgTTTACAATGATGTACCGATTCATCATAAAATTAGACTTAAGCCTcaattagaagaaaaaaaattttttctgaacgGTCAAGTAAATATAGAATTGAGAATTAAAGAAGATTGCACTTCAATACTTTTAAACTCTGacaattataacaaaattgaTAAAGTCGTCttgagaaatgaaaataacacttacacttgtaatttaaatagaattgaCCGTAAGTTGATACTTGGATTTTCCCAGCCTGTGATCAAGGGAAACTATTCTTTATGCTttgaatatcaaaatatatataattataataatttcaatagcAGTTTCTATACAGATGTTTATGgccaaaaaaa ACAAATAGTATGGACTTATTCTTTTAGACCAggtgtatttaaaatttcaccgTGTTATGGTTGTTTAAGCTATGGATCAACTTATTCATTCAATATTTCCATTGCGCaaactcaaaattatattacattattgaatcatgaatttaaaacaatatctAGTGGAGAAAATAATTCCagtgaaataataatgaatttaaatcctTATAGTATGACCATGGTTGCAGGAGACTTAGAATATTTGTCAGACGAAAAAGATGAAATTATAAGAGTATGGactacaaaaaataacaaagatCGTGCTAAATATATTGTAGATTTCGCAGTTAGGGCATTACGCGTTATAGAAAACCTTACAGACATTACATATGCGAGTGCTGGATGGCAAAAGATAAATTTCGTTGCAGTTCCTAATATTTCTCATGTCGAATTGCGATCCGGAGGActtgttattattaa ccaaaattatatttatgcaaATAATATAACcattgaaaataaagaaaaaattttcaattacataACACGGTTGTACATTGACCAATGGCTGATGAAACCAATGGATTATAAACATAACAAAGAAAATCTCTCAAAGCACGATTTTGAGCAGTATTTGAAAGACTTCATAATTGATAAG GTTGAAAAATCATGGCGCATGATGGACATTATTTTCTTGAACGAGCACAGTCATCCGTTTGAATATgacaattattacaaaatcTATGAAACAGAGACATATGCAGTAAGTCATTATAAAT ATGAATTTTTGATAAGGATGATTACATATATTCTTGGAgagagaaaatataaaagtgcATTACAGAGTTATTTACAGAATGG ATCAGATCTTAGTGATGAGTTGATTAAGGCATCCGGTGatgaaaatggaaattttgagAAAGCGCTAAAAGATTGgctaaataaaacaaattatccCATTCTTACAATCAGTAGAAATTATACAACTCAACAAGCCCTTTTTACTCAGATGACATTCTTAATAAATCGAACAGAAACTTCATCAGATAGATATTGGATTCCAATAAATTGTGCAACTGAAGATAATCCTGATTTTCTTGATACCAGAGTCACTCACTGGTTTGATCCGAGTCTGGCTTCTTTAAAAATCTTAGCACCGCAAAATGATAAATGGCTTATATGCAATAAACAAAGATTtg GTATTTATCACGTAAACTATGATGAGAAAAAttggaatttaataattaattacttgaaatctgaagattataataaaattcatgtgCTCAATCGTGCTCAATTAATTGACGATGCTTTTACGCTAGCAGAATTTGGATATCTCAATTACAGTATACCACTGAAATTAATCGGATACATTAAACAAGAAACTGATTACATTCCTTGGATTGCTTTTTGGAGAAAAATTTGTCGCTTGCAtgaattttctaatttaaagaATTCTGAATATTATGACAACTTTAAG agatATGTTTTAAAGCAAACAGAGAATATAGAAAAAAGACTTATTCCCGATGAAACTCCgactaataatttatcaaaaaaacttgctagaaaattattaataaaatggaCATGCaaatttgattcaaatttgtgtaaaaattatacacttaataaattacaaaaatggCTTGaagattcagaaaaaaatcc GATCCTTGCAGAATTGAAGCACGAAATTCTTTGCGGTGGAATTCGTCATGCAGATCAGGATACttggaataaattattacaaaagtatttGAGTAATGGAGATGCTGATATTGTGATAGCGCTATCATGTGCGTCAAATgacgaaatattaaaaaatttcatcatatCAAATATCAATGACACACGGGGACACTTAGAAAGTCCGGagtcgaaattaaaaattatctcccGGAAAAATGGCATAGGAATTGATATTCTTTTGGACCTGATTGACTCAAATAAATTAGGAAGTAATCA ttttaaaaaccATCGATATGATGGCAGAGAAGCTGCTATTAGTCAAGTTGTAAGTCGtatgaaaacaaaatatcaattcGATAAG ttgaaaaaaatttttaaaaacagtcACAGTACTATTGCAAGCAAAAAAGTTGTTAAGTATTTGGCAGCTGCTCAAAATCGGGTCAAAGAAGCCAATGCACAGTTTCATCTCCTTGAAGAATTTTAA
- the LOC128667982 gene encoding prion-like-(Q/N-rich) domain-bearing protein 25 yields the protein MTLRLGKPCIRDEDCVEIRHSKCSIEKKCICRKNNIEVDETTCAPILGGFCWKNELCATNNSVCIDNECQYTLGSHCETDENCKQVRFARCSEEKVCKCASNTSAVNLAHCSPVLGGFCWSTDDCLTRDSICINHKCQCKQLYIRESDYQCIEVHLNISCTTDDQCDSLFANSICSETKQCICNKNYFEKSGTECALSTNNPCSSNGSCVLKNSVCIDNICQCKPLFEFKYFTCVPRYFEISCDKDDDCKDIKYAICSDDKKCACKSNYVALGDDRCIALINEYCDSDEECISYNTICINNKCQCPERFIMRTKYRCDRVSLGDTCQKDYDCEVAIKKSVCSKDKICVCRQNFFALNEFECASPLHEHCLNNEECRFNSSICIENKCQCDNNFRNLNNDRRLFFCVY from the exons ATGACAT TACGATTAGGAAAGCCTTGTATACGAGATGAAGATTGTGTGGAAATACGTCATTCGAAAtgttcaatagaaaaaaagtgtatttgcaggaaaaataatattgaagtaGATGAAACAACCTGTGCACCAATATTAGGTGGATTTTGTTGGAAAAATGAGTTATGCGCGACAAATAATTCTGTTTGCATTGACAATGAATGTCAAT atACACTGGGCTCACATTGTGAAACCGACGAAAATTGTAAACAAGTTAGGTTTGCGAGATGCTCAGAGGAAAAAGTCTGTAAATGTGCCTCAAATACTTCAGCTGTGAATTTGGCACATTGTTCACCTGTTCTAGGCGGATTTTGCTGGTCAACAGATGATTGTTTAACTCGTGATTCTATCTGTATTAATCACAAATGTCAATGCAAGCAGTTGTATATACGTGAATCTGATTATCAATGTATAGAag ttcatTTGAACATATCGTGTACAACTGATGACCAATGTGATAGTTTGTTCGCCAATTCGATATGTTCTGAAACTAAACAGTGCAtttgtaacaaaaattattttgaaaaaagtggTACAGAATGTGCATTAAGTACTAACAATCCGTGTTCGAGCAATGGCTCATGTGTATTGAAGAATTCTGTttgtattgataatatttGCCAATGTAAGCCCTTGtttgagtttaaatattttacctgTGTTCCAA gatattttgaaatatcatgTGATAAAGATGATGATTGTAAAGATATTAAGTATGCAATATGTTCTGACGATAAAAAATGCGCTTGTAAATCAAATTATGTTGCTCTCGGTGATGATCGATGTATAGCgcttataaatgaatattgtGATTCAGATGAAGAATGTATTTCCTATAATActatttgtattaataataagtgCCAATGTCCAGAGAGATTTATTATGAGAACCAAATACCGATGTGATCGTg tttcaCTTGGTGACACCTGTCAGAAGGATTATGATTGTGAggtagcaataaaaaaatctgtatgttcaaaagataaaatatGCGTTTGccgtcaaaatttttttgcactgAACGAATTCGAATGTGCATCACCATTACATGAACATTGTTTGAACAATGAAGAATGTCGTTTTAATTCTTCTATctgtattgaaaataaatgccAATGCGATAATAATTTTCG aaatctTAATAATGATAGACGATTGTTTTTCTGCGTTTAttga
- the LOC103577349 gene encoding prion-like-(Q/N-rich) domain-bearing protein 25: MIAAKLWLILSGILFPIVVIVNPLIINTNNLHEQCAPRNIQCLPGTAYPCCDEKDGCIRTEPDHVYRCIKRNGLGTYCVRDDECDEIWHSKCSKDRTCICRTNNIEFNETTCAPVLGGFCWKNEICATDNAVCIDNECQCEENYRRLNDQCIFNLLGAPCESDDNCEQIKFAKCSEQKVCSCSSNTSEVDSTHCVSLIGGFCWTTDDCLPEKSICVNNSCECENFHISRSNDQCTPVHLNMNCSVDQECSQWIPHSICSLNTCNCEEDYLAKDRACVPSINIYCLSSDSCKVNHSVCIDNICQCKPRYIYRYSRCIPLYLNEPCKNNDDCDQIQNARCSADYICVCDKNYIKFDRKMCTPVLNEFCYRDEDCKAIHSTCVKNECQCKPHFLKRSAYLCEFYGLGMHCKDDNHCLGILHSNCSVNKKCECISNYVEYNITTCAPLLGQYCSKNEQCAPLNSICSQNICICKPKHITHSNDECIPYHLWMYCNTDEDCETILDSKCVKEQCVCKDNYDILNATACAPLLGEFCKNNQRCAPVNSICNNNKCQCDYDYLRRFNNRCIPTAGYFKISCDKDDDCKDIKYAICSDDNKCACKSNYVALGDNRCIALIDEYCDSDEECISYNTICINNKCQCPEKFIMRTKYQCDHVSIGSRCHKDHDCDVSIKNSVCLNNTTCVCSQNYYAFNKFECAPLLYQYCLNNEECRFNSSICIDNKCQCQHNFYSVSASQCKSHCGDPWHNKCFEDKKCRCNSNNISIDRSTCLPLLNGYCWKDSQCFVRNSACIDYHCKCKQNFMPASVNLCIPV; encoded by the exons ATGATAGCCGCAAAGTTATGGTTAATCTTAAGTGGAATATTGTTTCCGATTGTGGTAATTGTTAATCCTTTAATCATAAACACTAACAATCTCCATGAACAGTGCGCACCTAGGAATATCCAA TGTCTTCCCGGTACTGCGTATCCATGCTGTGATGAAAAAGACGGTTGCATAAGAACTGAACCAGATCATGTATACAGATGCATTAAAAGaa ACGGATTAGGAACGTATTGTGTACGGGATGACGAATGTGATGAAATTTGGCATTCAAAATGTTCAAAAGATAGAACGTGTATTTGCAGgacaaataatattgaatttaatgaaacgACCTGCGCACCAGTTTTAGGTGGATTTTGttggaaaaatgaaatatgtGCGACCGATAACGCTGTTTGCATTGACAATGAATGTCAATGTGAGGAAAATTATCGAAGATTAAATGATCAATGCATATTCA ATTTGTTGGGTGCACCTTGTGAAAGCGATGATAATTGTGAACAAATTAAGTTTGCGAAATGTTCGGAGCAAAAAGTCTGTAGCTGTTCATCAAATACTTCTGAAGTTGATTCGACGCATTGTGTATCACTTATAGGCGGGTTTTGCTGGACAACAGATGATTGTCTACCTGAAAAATCTATTTGTGTTAATAACAGTTGCGAATGTGAGAATTTTCACATATCTCGATCTAATGATCAGTGCACACcag ttcaCTTGAACATGAACTGTTCAGTAGATCAAGAATGCAGTCAGTGGATACCACATTCAATATGCTCTTTGAATACATGTAATTGTGAAGAAGACTATCTTGCAAAAGACAGAGCATGTGTTCCGAGTATTAACATTTACTGTCTATCAAGTGACTCATGTAAAGTAAATCATTCTGTGTGTATTGATAATATATGCCAATGTAAACCTCGATATATTTATCGCTATTCTCGATGTATTCCCC tttatttgaatgaaccttgcaaaaataatgatgattgtGATCAAATACAAAATGCAAGATGTTCAGCCGATTATATATGTgtttgtgataaaaattacattaaattcgACAGAAAAATGTGCACACCAGTGCTCAATGAATTTTGTTATAGAGATGAAGATTGTAAAGCTATTCATTCAACTTGTGTTAAGAATGAATGTCAATGCAAGCCACATTTTTTGAAGCGATCGGCATATTTATGTGAATTCT ATGGATTAGGCATGCACTGTAAGGACGATAATCATTGTTTAGGTATACTGCATAGCAATTGCTCGGTGAACAAAAAATGTGAATGTATATCAAACTATGTAGAATACAATATAACAACATGTGCGCCACTACTAGGTCAATACTGTTCAAAAAATGAACAATGTGCGCCTCTTAATTCTATTTGTTCAcagaatatttgtatatgtaAGCCTAAACATATAACACATTCTAATGATGAATGTATACCAT ATCATCTTTGGATGTATTGTAATACTGACGAAGATTGCGAGACAATATTGGATTCAAAATGCGTGAAAGAGCAATGTGTTTGTAAAGACAATTATGATATTCTAAATGCAACAGCTTGTGCACCACTATTAGGtgaattttgtaaaaacaatCAACGATGCGCACCTGTCAATTCAATTtgcaataacaataaatgtcaatgtgattatgattatttacgACGTTTTAATAATAGATGTATACCAACAGCAG gatattttaaaatatcatgtgATAAAGATGATGATTGTAAAGATATTAAGTATGCAATATGTTCTGACGATAATAAATGCGCTTGTAAATCAAATTATGTTGCTCTCGGTGATAATCGATGTATAGCGCTTATAGATGAATATTGCGATTCTGATGAAGAATGTATATCTTATAATACTATTTGTATCAATAATAAGTGCCAATGTCCagagaaatttattatgagAACCAAATACCAATGTGACcacg tttcaaTTGGTAGCAGATGTCACAAAGATCATGATTGCGatgtatcaattaaaaattctgtatgtttaaataatactacCTGCGTTTGTTCCCAGAATTATTAtgcatttaataaattcgaATGTGCACCTCTTTTATATCAATATTGTTTGAACAATGAAGAATGCCGTTTCAATTCTTCTATCTGCATTGACAATAAATGTCAATGccaacataatttttattctgtatCAGCCAGTCAGTGTAAATCAC ATTGTGGTGATCCATGgcataataaatgttttgaagataaaaaatgtcGTTGCAATTCAAACAATATTTCAATTGACAGATCAACATGTTTACCTCTTTTAAATGGTTATTGCTGGAAGGATAGCCAATGCTTCGTGCGCAACTCAGCTTGCATTGATTATCATTGTAAatgcaaacaaaattttatgccTGCATCTGTAAATCTATGCATACCAG TTTGA